One window of Mesorhizobium sp. PAMC28654 genomic DNA carries:
- a CDS encoding heme-degrading domain-containing protein: protein MAVADDIALIKKQEEVLVFPAFDEAVAFKIGSAIRDRALAENLPVIVDIRTFDRPMFYAAMPGSNASNPDWARRKINVVRRFLRSTYRMVLEQQRPDRTFKVGEGLDISDFVLAGGGFPVTVNGAGVIGVIAVSGLPEREDHGVVVDALCDHLGIDKSGLALAPEEK from the coding sequence ATGGCCGTTGCCGACGACATCGCTCTGATCAAGAAACAGGAAGAGGTTCTTGTCTTCCCGGCCTTCGATGAGGCCGTGGCCTTCAAGATCGGTTCGGCCATCCGCGACCGCGCTCTCGCCGAAAACCTGCCCGTCATTGTTGATATCCGCACCTTCGACCGGCCGATGTTCTATGCCGCAATGCCGGGTTCGAATGCTTCCAACCCGGACTGGGCGCGGCGCAAGATCAATGTCGTCCGCCGGTTTCTCAGGAGTACCTATCGCATGGTGCTGGAGCAGCAGCGCCCCGACCGCACCTTCAAGGTCGGTGAAGGGCTGGACATATCGGACTTTGTGCTCGCCGGCGGCGGCTTTCCGGTCACGGTCAACGGCGCTGGCGTCATCGGCGTGATCGCGGTGTCCGGCCTGCCGGAGCGCGAGGATCATGGTGTGGTCGTTGATGCGCTCTGCGATCACCTCGGCATCGACAAGAGCGGCCTGGCCCTGGCTCCGGAAGAAAAATGA
- a CDS encoding glycerate kinase, which yields MTGMDPKLFLTSVFNAAVAAADPQRTIRDHLPAKPKGRTIVIGAGKGSAQMAAAFERVWDGPIEGLVVTRYGYGAKCERIEIIEAAHPVPDAAGLEASRRLLAKVQGLTADDLVVALISGGGSALLPSPAGSLTLADEIAVNEALLASGAPIAAMNTIRKHVSTIKGGRLAAAAWPARVVSLVVSDIPGDNPALVASGPTVPDSGSREDALASIAAYGMKLPASVMAHINSPAADAPSPEDQRFSQNEVHLIASAGVSLEAAAAEARRQGIEAVILSDSIEGEAREVGGVHAAIAREVATRNRPFPKPVLILSGGETTVTLRAKGKGGRNSEFLLAFAIAINGAEGIHALAADTDGIDGSEDNAGAFADGSTVSRMRAAGVDAKAMLAGNNAWTAFDAVGDLFVPGPTGTNVNDLRAILVR from the coding sequence ATGACCGGCATGGACCCCAAGCTCTTCCTCACATCGGTCTTCAACGCCGCCGTCGCGGCCGCCGATCCGCAACGCACGATCCGCGATCATTTGCCGGCGAAGCCCAAGGGTCGCACCATCGTCATTGGCGCGGGAAAAGGCTCGGCACAGATGGCCGCGGCCTTCGAGAGGGTCTGGGACGGGCCGATCGAAGGGCTGGTCGTCACCCGCTATGGCTATGGCGCCAAATGCGAGCGCATCGAAATCATCGAGGCCGCGCATCCCGTGCCGGATGCCGCAGGGCTCGAGGCCTCGCGCCGCCTGCTGGCAAAGGTGCAGGGTCTGACAGCGGACGATCTCGTCGTGGCCCTTATTTCCGGCGGAGGCTCGGCGCTGCTGCCATCGCCAGCGGGAAGCTTGACGCTGGCCGACGAGATCGCCGTCAACGAGGCGCTGCTCGCCTCCGGCGCGCCGATCGCGGCCATGAACACCATCCGCAAGCATGTTTCCACCATCAAGGGCGGTCGGCTGGCCGCCGCCGCCTGGCCGGCCAGGGTGGTGTCCCTGGTCGTTTCCGATATTCCCGGCGACAATCCGGCGCTGGTCGCTTCCGGTCCGACCGTTCCTGATTCCGGCAGCCGGGAAGACGCGCTGGCGTCGATCGCCGCCTACGGCATGAAGCTGCCGGCGTCAGTGATGGCGCATATCAATTCGCCGGCCGCCGATGCGCCAAGCCCCGAGGATCAGCGCTTTTCGCAAAACGAAGTGCATCTGATCGCCTCGGCTGGAGTCTCGCTGGAAGCAGCGGCAGCGGAAGCCAGGCGCCAAGGCATAGAGGCCGTCATCCTCTCCGATTCAATCGAGGGCGAAGCGCGCGAGGTCGGCGGCGTCCATGCGGCAATCGCACGCGAAGTGGCAACGCGCAACCGGCCCTTCCCGAAGCCGGTTCTCATCCTGTCCGGTGGCGAGACAACGGTAACGCTCCGCGCCAAGGGCAAGGGCGGCCGGAATTCGGAATTCCTTCTAGCCTTCGCCATCGCCATCAATGGCGCGGAAGGTATCCATGCGCTGGCCGCCGACACCGACGGCATCGACGGTTCGGAAGACAATGCCGGCGCCTTCGCCGATGGCTCGACGGTGTCGCGGATGCGCGCGGCGGGTGTGGATGCCAAGGCCATGCTGGCGGGCAACAATGCCTGGACGGCATTCGACGCCGTCGGCGATCTTTTCGTGCCCGGCCCGACCGGCACGAACGTCAATGATCTGCGGGCGATCCTGGTTCGATAG
- a CDS encoding UdgX family uracil-DNA binding protein (This protein belongs to the uracil DNA glycosylase superfamily, members of which act in excision repair of DNA. However, it belongs more specifically to UdgX branch, whose founding member was found to bind uracil in DNA (where it does not belong), without cleaving it, appears to promote DNA repair by a pathway involving RecA, rather than base excision.) — MQPAELDLGGYIVRLDSETDFAGWRDAARRLALNEVRPEDIGWHVVPGSDQADLPAVPAGAQLVVPRDFIGHAETAFCHSDPSRFAFLYRLLWRLRSEPKLLAIASDPDTRRLETMEKAVRRDSHKMHAFVRFRKIGDGDEERYVAWFEPDHFIVERNADFFVRRFTGMRWTILTPYASADWDGERLAIGPGAAKGDAPTQDDTEALWRTYFQNIFNPARLKVKAMQKEMPKKYWRNLPEASLIPELIAGADKAAKDMIARTPTTPAPHHAKVQARHWPKHEPAEARDDDSATTIPELREAAKGCRRCPLWRDATQTVFGEGPENAKVIFVGEQPGDQEDLAGKPFVGPAGKVFDAILDDAGVDRQKVYVTNAVKHFKFEPRGKRRIHSKPNAGEVQACRWWIDREFALIKPDLAVALGATAALSLLGKAIPVTKMRGQVIKREDGLRVFITIHPSFILRIHEPADKDAERERFLHDMKQVKRLMA; from the coding sequence ATGCAGCCGGCCGAACTCGATCTTGGAGGATATATCGTGCGGCTCGACAGCGAGACCGATTTCGCCGGCTGGCGCGACGCGGCACGGCGGCTTGCGCTGAACGAAGTCAGGCCGGAGGATATCGGCTGGCATGTCGTGCCGGGCTCCGATCAAGCTGATCTGCCGGCCGTGCCCGCGGGCGCGCAGCTCGTGGTGCCGCGCGACTTCATCGGGCATGCCGAGACAGCATTCTGCCATTCCGACCCCAGCCGGTTCGCTTTTCTCTACCGGCTGCTCTGGCGACTGCGAAGCGAACCCAAACTGCTGGCCATCGCATCGGATCCCGACACCAGGCGTCTCGAAACGATGGAAAAGGCGGTGCGGCGCGACAGCCACAAGATGCACGCCTTCGTGCGCTTCCGGAAGATTGGCGATGGCGACGAGGAGCGCTATGTCGCCTGGTTCGAGCCCGATCATTTCATCGTCGAGCGCAACGCGGATTTCTTCGTCAGGCGCTTCACCGGCATGCGCTGGACGATCCTGACCCCCTATGCGTCCGCCGACTGGGACGGCGAAAGGCTGGCGATCGGGCCGGGCGCCGCCAAGGGCGATGCGCCGACGCAGGACGACACCGAAGCGCTGTGGCGCACCTATTTCCAGAACATCTTCAACCCGGCACGGCTGAAGGTGAAAGCCATGCAGAAGGAGATGCCGAAGAAATATTGGCGGAACCTTCCCGAGGCTTCGCTCATTCCGGAGCTGATCGCAGGAGCGGACAAGGCCGCCAAGGACATGATTGCCAGAACGCCGACAACGCCAGCGCCGCACCACGCCAAGGTGCAGGCAAGGCATTGGCCGAAGCATGAGCCCGCCGAAGCAAGGGACGACGATAGTGCAACCACGATCCCGGAACTGCGTGAAGCGGCGAAGGGTTGCCGCCGCTGCCCGCTGTGGCGCGACGCGACACAGACTGTATTCGGCGAAGGGCCTGAAAACGCCAAGGTAATCTTCGTCGGCGAACAGCCGGGCGATCAGGAAGATCTCGCCGGCAAACCTTTTGTCGGCCCGGCGGGCAAGGTATTCGATGCGATCCTTGATGACGCGGGCGTCGACCGCCAGAAAGTCTACGTCACCAACGCGGTCAAGCATTTCAAATTCGAACCGCGCGGCAAGCGCCGCATCCACTCCAAGCCGAATGCCGGCGAAGTTCAGGCCTGCCGCTGGTGGATCGACAGGGAGTTCGCTCTGATCAAGCCGGATCTCGCCGTGGCGCTGGGCGCAACGGCGGCCCTATCGCTGCTCGGCAAGGCCATCCCGGTGACGAAGATGCGCGGCCAGGTGATCAAACGCGAGGATGGGTTGCGCGTGTTCATCACCATCCACCCCTCCTTCATCCTGCGCATCCATGAGCCCGCGGACAAGGACGCAGAACGCGAACGGTTCCTGCACGATATGAAGCAGGTGAAGCGGCTGATGGCCTGA
- a CDS encoding putative DNA modification/repair radical SAM protein encodes MTALTVLEKLAILSDAAKYDASCASSGSAKRDSLKSGGIGSTEGMGICHSYAPDGRCISLLKILLTNFCIYDCSYCINRSSSNVRRARFTVDEVVKLTMDFYRRNYIEGLFLSSGVIRSPDETMGEMVEVARRLRLDEKFSGYIHLKTIPESSAELVEKAGLYADRLSINVELPTDEGVKKLAPEKKPETIRLSMANLRRKIEEKSEPTLRTKKRERFAPGGQSTQMIVGADKTSDDGILHTSARLYGSYHLRRVYYSAFSPIPDSSSSLPLQKPPLMREHRLYQADWLIRFYGFSQPEILAGSSDGMLDLAIDPKLAWALRNRGQFPVDINRADREALLRVPGLGTKVVAKILETRRHRRMRLEDVGRLCQSITKLRPFIIAEGWSPGALTDGAGLRGKIVQPCEQLSLF; translated from the coding sequence ATGACCGCACTCACCGTTCTCGAAAAGCTGGCGATCCTGTCCGATGCCGCCAAATATGACGCATCCTGCGCTTCATCGGGCTCAGCCAAGCGCGATTCGCTGAAATCCGGGGGCATCGGCTCCACGGAGGGCATGGGCATCTGCCATTCCTATGCGCCGGACGGTCGCTGCATTTCGCTGCTGAAGATCCTGCTCACCAATTTCTGCATCTATGATTGCAGCTATTGCATCAACCGTTCCTCGTCGAATGTGCGGCGCGCCCGCTTTACCGTCGACGAGGTGGTCAAGCTGACCATGGATTTCTACCGGCGCAACTATATCGAGGGCCTGTTCCTGTCCTCGGGCGTCATCCGCTCGCCAGATGAGACGATGGGCGAGATGGTCGAAGTGGCGCGGCGGCTGCGGCTGGACGAGAAGTTTTCCGGCTACATCCATCTGAAGACCATCCCGGAAAGCTCGGCGGAACTGGTCGAGAAGGCAGGCCTCTATGCCGACCGGCTGTCGATCAATGTCGAGCTGCCGACCGATGAAGGCGTGAAGAAGCTGGCGCCGGAGAAGAAGCCTGAGACCATCCGGCTTTCGATGGCCAATCTGCGGCGCAAGATCGAAGAGAAATCGGAGCCGACGCTGAGGACCAAAAAGCGCGAACGCTTCGCGCCGGGCGGACAATCGACGCAGATGATCGTCGGCGCCGACAAGACCTCCGACGACGGCATCCTGCACACCAGCGCGCGGCTCTATGGCAGCTACCATCTGCGGCGCGTCTACTATTCCGCGTTCAGCCCGATTCCGGATTCATCGTCGTCGCTGCCCTTGCAGAAGCCGCCGCTGATGCGCGAACACCGGCTCTATCAGGCCGACTGGCTGATTCGCTTCTACGGGTTTTCGCAGCCGGAAATCCTGGCCGGCAGCAGCGACGGCATGCTTGACCTCGCCATCGATCCGAAGCTCGCCTGGGCGCTGCGCAACCGGGGGCAATTCCCCGTCGACATCAACCGCGCCGACCGTGAAGCGCTGCTGCGCGTGCCCGGCCTCGGTACCAAGGTGGTGGCGAAAATCCTGGAGACCCGCCGCCATCGGCGCATGCGGCTCGAAGATGTCGGACGGCTGTGCCAGTCGATCACCAAGCTACGGCCGTTCATCATCGCCGAGGGATGGTCGCCGGGCGCGCTGACCGACGGGGCCGGCTTGCGCGGCAAGATCGTGCAACCTTGCGAACAACTGTCGCTGTTTTGA
- a CDS encoding LLM class flavin-dependent oxidoreductase: MDNGATMHLAVSLLTGTADTSPRAEPEFDRLAGFVQKAESAELDMVVIADNTPDPGDDAANTQVPFEATTLLAALATVTSRIGLVAGASTVAHQPYNLARRFASLDIISHGRAGWNATMTQAPREAANFSRTEGFSPDVFRRRTDEYIGIVQGLWEGWDPDALLFDKSGGRFHDPKKMHLLDHKGEFFSVQGPLNVARSPQDMPVLVLSGLSEPDMDIATRTADVILLDDGPIESAKARYDDLKRRVAAWGRDPDVVKILMNVSPVTDGKPAGAADMLEEQFRSKSCDGFNIEMPAQLSVLDYFVDLVLPELRQRGLFRERYGGATLRSHLGLAGGGDQ, encoded by the coding sequence ATGGACAACGGCGCCACAATGCATCTTGCCGTTTCGCTGCTTACCGGAACCGCCGACACTTCGCCCAGGGCCGAGCCGGAATTCGATCGTCTGGCTGGCTTTGTGCAAAAGGCTGAATCAGCCGAGCTGGACATGGTTGTTATCGCCGATAACACGCCGGATCCCGGTGATGATGCCGCGAACACCCAGGTGCCCTTCGAAGCGACGACGTTACTGGCGGCGCTGGCGACGGTAACGAGCAGGATCGGCCTTGTCGCCGGGGCCTCGACGGTTGCCCACCAGCCGTACAATCTGGCGCGCCGTTTCGCCTCGCTCGATATCATCAGCCATGGCCGCGCCGGCTGGAACGCGACCATGACGCAGGCGCCGCGCGAAGCCGCCAATTTCAGCCGGACGGAAGGGTTTTCGCCCGACGTTTTTCGCCGTCGCACGGATGAATATATCGGCATCGTTCAGGGCTTATGGGAGGGCTGGGATCCGGACGCACTGCTGTTCGACAAGAGCGGCGGCCGCTTTCATGACCCCAAGAAGATGCATCTGCTTGACCACAAGGGCGAGTTCTTTTCGGTGCAAGGACCGTTGAACGTCGCACGATCGCCGCAGGACATGCCGGTGCTCGTTCTGTCGGGCCTGTCGGAACCCGACATGGATATTGCCACTCGTACCGCCGACGTCATCCTGCTGGACGACGGACCGATCGAGAGTGCGAAAGCGCGCTATGACGATCTCAAGCGCCGCGTTGCCGCCTGGGGGCGCGATCCAGATGTCGTGAAGATACTGATGAACGTCTCACCCGTCACCGATGGCAAGCCGGCCGGCGCCGCCGACATGCTGGAAGAGCAGTTCCGGTCAAAAAGCTGCGACGGTTTCAACATCGAGATGCCCGCGCAGCTCTCAGTACTCGACTATTTCGTCGATCTGGTTTTGCCGGAATTGCGACAGCGTGGCCTGTTTCGAGAGCGCTATGGCGGGGCGACGTTGCGCTCGCATCTCGGACTTGCCGGCGGAGGTGACCAATGA
- the guaD gene encoding guanine deaminase produces MTTTLLRGRTLSFLRWPETIDDHSAWRYEEDGGLLIRNGRIIATGTYADVEKQAGEGARKIDHRPHLLLPGFIDAHVHFPQMQIIASYGAELLDWLNTYTFPEETKFANAQHGRRIARLFLDEMVRHGTTTVAAYCSVHKASAEAFFAESHDRNMLNIAGKVMMDRNAPDGVLDTPQSGYDDTKALIAQWHGKGRQHYAITPRFAITSSPEQMEMAGALCREHPDLHMQTHLSENHAEIAFTQELYPWSRDYTDVYEHYGLLGKKSLFGHCIHLSEREADALSQSGSVAVFCPTSNLFLGSGLFDYQRYRARDKALRIAAATDVGGGTNYSMLRTMDEGYKVIALNGEKLNPYQSFWQMTRGNAEALSVVEKVGTLDEGTDADIIVLDARATPAMRLRMETVGTLAEELFLLQTLGDDRAVREVYVAGRPAKTNMAV; encoded by the coding sequence ATGACCACCACACTTCTGCGCGGCCGCACCCTGTCCTTCCTGCGCTGGCCCGAAACCATCGACGACCATTCCGCCTGGCGTTATGAGGAGGATGGCGGCCTGCTGATCCGGAACGGCAGGATCATCGCCACGGGCACCTACGCCGATGTCGAAAAGCAGGCGGGCGAGGGAGCAAGGAAGATCGACCACCGGCCGCATCTGCTGTTGCCCGGCTTCATCGATGCCCATGTCCATTTCCCGCAGATGCAGATCATCGCTTCATATGGCGCCGAACTGCTCGACTGGCTGAACACCTACACCTTCCCGGAAGAGACGAAATTCGCCAACGCCCAGCATGGCCGCCGCATTGCGCGGCTGTTCCTCGACGAGATGGTGCGCCACGGCACCACGACGGTCGCGGCCTACTGCTCGGTGCACAAGGCATCCGCCGAAGCCTTCTTCGCGGAATCGCACGACCGCAACATGCTCAACATTGCCGGCAAGGTGATGATGGACCGCAATGCGCCCGATGGTGTTCTCGACACGCCCCAGTCCGGCTATGACGACACCAAGGCGCTGATCGCGCAATGGCACGGCAAGGGGCGGCAGCACTATGCCATCACGCCGCGCTTCGCCATCACCTCGTCGCCGGAACAGATGGAAATGGCGGGCGCGCTGTGCCGGGAACATCCAGACCTCCACATGCAGACGCATCTGTCCGAAAACCACGCCGAGATCGCTTTCACGCAAGAGCTCTATCCCTGGTCGCGCGACTACACCGACGTCTACGAGCATTACGGGTTGCTGGGAAAAAAGAGCCTGTTTGGCCACTGCATCCATCTCTCGGAACGCGAGGCGGATGCGCTCTCGCAGAGCGGCTCGGTTGCGGTGTTCTGCCCGACCTCGAACCTGTTCCTTGGCTCGGGCCTGTTCGATTATCAGCGCTACCGCGCGCGCGACAAAGCCCTGCGGATCGCGGCCGCCACCGATGTCGGCGGCGGCACCAACTATTCGATGCTGCGCACCATGGACGAGGGCTACAAGGTGATCGCGCTGAACGGCGAGAAGCTGAACCCGTACCAGTCCTTCTGGCAGATGACGCGCGGCAATGCCGAAGCGCTGTCGGTGGTTGAAAAGGTCGGCACGCTGGATGAGGGGACCGACGCCGACATCATCGTGCTCGACGCCCGCGCCACGCCGGCGATGCGGCTGCGCATGGAGACGGTGGGCACGCTGGCCGAAGAACTGTTTCTGCTGCAGACGCTGGGTGACGATCGCGCCGTGCGCGAGGTTTATGTCGCGGGACGGCCGGCCAAGACGAATATGGCGGTCTAG
- a CDS encoding glutamine synthetase family protein, with protein MNSPSGSSPTEAQAFLDAHPEIEAFDIVLTDANGVGRGKIVRRHELKSIFEGGRHMPISILGLDITGEDVHETGLIWTTGDGDLRAWPIPGTLVPLYGTSPPRGQVLMAMYMLDGRPMSSDPRLALARQVEILAAKGLYPAGAFELEFFLLANERDGDGKVQPARAVLDGRVSGKTEVYSVDHLHGMEPLFSDIYAAARAQGIPAETVISEYAPGQYELTLNYRKDVMRAADDLVMLKRLVRAQARRHGVTACFMAKPIEKYAGSGMHFHVSLQDKAGRNVFAEAGGESWSLPLLQGLGGLIQTMAESMLVFAPHANSWRRFVSQSYAPVAPTWGVNNRSVALRVPAGDARNRRIEHRPSGVDANPYLIAATVLAGIIKGLDEGLDPGPETTGNGYESAITRTTMPVDWRAAIEAARASTFLKDALGEDLHRTFVAIKQSEYLRVARTVSELDYHLYLHEV; from the coding sequence ATGAACTCCCCTTCGGGCTCTTCGCCCACCGAGGCGCAAGCCTTTCTCGACGCTCATCCCGAGATTGAGGCCTTCGATATCGTGCTGACCGACGCCAATGGCGTTGGCCGCGGCAAGATCGTGCGCCGGCACGAGCTGAAAAGCATTTTCGAGGGCGGCCGGCACATGCCGATCTCCATCCTCGGCCTCGACATCACCGGCGAGGATGTGCACGAAACCGGGCTGATCTGGACGACCGGCGACGGCGATCTCAGGGCATGGCCTATTCCGGGCACGCTGGTGCCGCTCTACGGCACAAGCCCACCGCGCGGCCAGGTGCTGATGGCGATGTATATGCTCGATGGCCGACCAATGTCGTCGGACCCGCGCCTGGCGCTGGCCCGGCAAGTTGAGATATTGGCCGCGAAGGGTCTCTATCCGGCCGGCGCCTTCGAGCTCGAATTTTTTCTCCTCGCCAATGAACGCGATGGCGACGGCAAGGTGCAGCCGGCTCGCGCCGTGCTCGACGGCCGCGTCTCGGGCAAGACCGAGGTCTATTCCGTCGACCATCTGCACGGCATGGAGCCGCTGTTTTCCGACATCTATGCGGCCGCCAGGGCCCAAGGGATTCCAGCCGAGACGGTTATTTCCGAATATGCGCCGGGCCAATACGAATTGACGCTGAACTACCGCAAGGACGTGATGCGGGCCGCCGACGATCTGGTCATGCTGAAGCGGCTGGTGCGGGCACAGGCGCGCCGCCACGGCGTCACCGCCTGCTTCATGGCCAAGCCGATCGAGAAATATGCCGGCTCGGGCATGCATTTCCACGTCTCGCTGCAGGACAAGGCCGGCCGCAACGTCTTCGCCGAAGCCGGCGGCGAGAGCTGGTCGCTGCCGCTGCTCCAGGGGCTTGGCGGCCTCATCCAGACCATGGCCGAATCGATGCTGGTGTTTGCGCCGCACGCCAACTCGTGGCGGCGCTTCGTCTCGCAATCCTATGCGCCGGTGGCGCCGACCTGGGGCGTCAACAACCGTTCGGTGGCGCTGCGCGTACCCGCTGGCGACGCCAGGAACCGGCGCATCGAACACCGGCCGTCGGGCGTTGACGCCAATCCTTACCTGATTGCGGCAACCGTGCTCGCGGGCATCATCAAGGGCCTCGATGAAGGCCTTGATCCCGGACCGGAGACGACCGGCAACGGCTATGAGTCAGCGATCACGCGCACGACGATGCCGGTGGACTGGCGCGCCGCGATCGAGGCGGCGAGGGCTTCCACCTTCCTCAAGGATGCACTGGGCGAAGACCTGCACCGCACCTTCGTGGCGATCAAGCAGTCCGAATACCTGCGCGTGGCACGCACGGTCAGCGAACTGGATTACCACCTCTATCTCCACGAGGTCTGA
- a CDS encoding LysR family transcriptional regulator yields the protein MAYLDNIAVFVRVVELGNLSAAGRDMRISPAVASNRIKELEKHLGVRLFNRTTRQLMPTEHGTVFYSGAKQVLEAITEAEAAVSALSGQPRGTIKVTAPLGLGRRLVASGIPDFHDKYPDIEVRLRLSDHNVDIMKEGIDVAFRLGIIEDSSLRMRGIMECERVLVAAPKYLEARGEPTDPQELIGKKHDCLMLRYSGAREYVWTLQTPTGPQKFEVHGPYDTDDGDVLTGWALSGRGIINKPRFEVEPFIRDQRLQVILTSTPPTPVQFAAVYPHKKLQDPKVRLLLDFMAERCQRLINDLLAGR from the coding sequence ATGGCCTATCTCGACAATATCGCCGTTTTCGTCCGTGTCGTCGAACTTGGCAATCTGTCAGCGGCAGGACGCGACATGCGTATTTCTCCTGCAGTCGCCTCCAACCGCATCAAGGAACTGGAGAAGCACCTTGGCGTGCGGCTGTTCAACCGCACCACGCGGCAATTGATGCCGACCGAACATGGCACCGTTTTCTATTCCGGCGCCAAGCAGGTGCTGGAAGCGATCACCGAGGCGGAAGCCGCCGTCTCGGCACTCTCCGGACAGCCGCGCGGCACCATCAAGGTGACGGCGCCGCTTGGCCTCGGCCGCCGGCTGGTGGCATCGGGCATTCCCGATTTTCACGACAAATATCCCGACATCGAAGTACGGCTCAGGCTCTCCGACCACAATGTCGACATCATGAAGGAAGGCATCGACGTCGCCTTCCGGCTCGGCATCATCGAGGATTCCAGTCTCAGGATGCGCGGCATCATGGAATGTGAGCGGGTCTTGGTGGCGGCGCCGAAATATCTGGAAGCGCGGGGAGAGCCGACCGACCCGCAGGAATTGATCGGCAAGAAGCACGACTGCCTGATGCTGCGCTATTCCGGCGCGCGCGAATATGTGTGGACCCTGCAGACCCCCACCGGCCCGCAGAAGTTCGAAGTACACGGCCCCTACGACACCGATGACGGCGACGTGTTGACCGGCTGGGCACTCTCGGGGCGCGGCATCATCAACAAGCCGCGCTTCGAGGTCGAGCCGTTCATCCGTGACCAGCGGCTGCAAGTGATCCTGACCAGCACGCCGCCGACACCAGTCCAGTTCGCCGCCGTCTATCCGCACAAGAAGCTGCAGGATCCGAAAGTGCGGCTGCTGCTCGACTTCATGGCCGAGCGTTGCCAGCGGCTGATCAACGATCTTCTGGCGGGCCGGTGA
- a CDS encoding urate hydroxylase PuuD — protein MMDFAIFWEWLSFAVRWLHVITGIAWIGSSFYFVALDLGLRQRPGMPVGAFGEEWQVHGGGFYHIQKYLVAPAEMPEHLTWFKWESYATWLSGFAMLCVVYYAGADLFLIDPNVLPMSVPVGILLSMATIGVGWVVYDLLCRSPLGKSDTGLMLVLYCVLVFIAWGLTHLFTGRAAFLHLGAITATIMSANVFMVIIPNQKIVVADLIAGRKPDPKYGKIAKQRSLHNNYLTLPVLFLMLSNHYPLAFGTQFNWVIASLVFIIGVLIRHYFNTVHKRAGNPHWTWLGALVLFIIIIWLSTVPKVLTGEPKVSASAEVYIASAHFSAVRDTVLGRCSMCHAAEPSYEGIYHAPKGVMLDTDANIANHAREIYLQAGRSHAMPPANVTQVTDKERALLVAWFEGAGK, from the coding sequence ATGATGGATTTCGCGATTTTCTGGGAATGGCTGAGTTTCGCCGTGCGCTGGCTGCATGTCATCACCGGCATCGCCTGGATCGGCTCGTCCTTCTACTTCGTCGCGCTGGATCTCGGCCTGCGGCAGCGCCCGGGCATGCCTGTCGGCGCCTTCGGCGAAGAGTGGCAGGTGCATGGCGGCGGCTTCTATCACATCCAGAAATATCTGGTGGCGCCGGCCGAAATGCCCGAGCATCTGACCTGGTTCAAATGGGAGTCCTACGCCACCTGGCTGTCCGGCTTCGCCATGCTGTGCGTCGTCTACTATGCCGGCGCCGACCTGTTCCTGATCGATCCTAACGTGCTGCCGATGTCGGTGCCGGTCGGCATCCTGCTGTCCATGGCAACGATCGGCGTTGGCTGGGTGGTCTATGATCTCCTGTGCCGCTCGCCGCTGGGAAAAAGCGACACCGGCCTGATGCTGGTCCTATATTGCGTGCTGGTGTTCATTGCCTGGGGGCTCACCCATCTGTTCACCGGCCGCGCCGCTTTCCTGCATCTCGGCGCCATCACCGCCACGATCATGTCGGCCAATGTCTTCATGGTCATCATTCCCAACCAGAAGATCGTCGTCGCCGACCTCATCGCTGGCCGCAAGCCCGATCCGAAATACGGCAAGATCGCCAAGCAGCGCTCCCTGCACAACAACTATTTGACGCTGCCGGTGCTGTTCCTGATGCTGTCGAACCATTATCCGCTGGCGTTCGGCACCCAGTTCAACTGGGTCATCGCCTCGCTGGTGTTCATCATCGGTGTGCTGATCCGGCACTATTTCAATACAGTGCACAAGCGCGCCGGAAACCCGCACTGGACCTGGCTGGGCGCCCTTGTCCTGTTCATCATCATCATCTGGCTGTCGACCGTGCCGAAGGTGCTGACCGGTGAGCCGAAGGTGTCCGCCTCGGCGGAAGTCTATATCGCCTCGGCGCATTTCTCGGCCGTTCGCGACACCGTGCTCGGGCGCTGCTCGATGTGTCACGCCGCGGAGCCTTCCTATGAAGGCATCTATCATGCCCCCAAGGGCGTGATGCTCGACACCGACGCCAATATCGCCAACCACGCCCGCGAGATCTACCTGCAGGCCGGGCGCAGCCATGCGATGCCGCCCGCCAACGTCACCCAGGTCACCGACAAGGAGCGGGCGCTGCTGGTGGCGTGGTTCGAGGGCGCGGGCAAATAG